One genomic region from Sphingobacterium multivorum encodes:
- a CDS encoding DUF5683 domain-containing protein, whose product MAKLISLIFAVFALSVVHGQTVDTIPKKQLAPVKIDSIKQKSVQDTVKKESRKERKKREKEEAKAKEKVVFKDSTRLAIEAKNKQAWKRSLVLPGWGQYTNGGVWWIKVPAIYGGLITTVLVFDFNNRYYKELLGVLQDKALGRPIDPYYIGISDQSIIRAKDNARRNRDLMVLLTLGVYGLNVAEAYIDSMLKYRWSIGDDKPKKTAFLIGPTLMDASLASGTYSFKPTVGLKLTMKFN is encoded by the coding sequence ATGGCCAAGTTAATAAGCTTGATATTTGCGGTGTTTGCACTGTCTGTGGTACATGGACAGACTGTGGATACAATTCCTAAGAAACAATTGGCACCCGTCAAAATAGATAGCATAAAGCAAAAATCGGTACAGGATACCGTAAAGAAGGAATCTCGGAAGGAACGTAAAAAACGGGAGAAGGAGGAGGCGAAGGCGAAAGAGAAGGTTGTGTTTAAAGATTCTACCCGGTTGGCTATTGAAGCAAAAAATAAACAAGCATGGAAGCGCTCTTTAGTACTTCCAGGCTGGGGACAGTATACAAATGGCGGAGTTTGGTGGATAAAAGTACCTGCAATCTATGGTGGCTTAATAACAACCGTACTTGTTTTTGACTTCAATAACCGTTATTATAAGGAATTACTGGGGGTATTACAAGACAAAGCTCTTGGTAGGCCAATTGATCCTTATTACATCGGAATCTCCGACCAATCTATCATCCGGGCAAAAGATAATGCGCGGCGAAATCGAGATCTTATGGTGCTACTTACGTTAGGTGTTTATGGTCTGAATGTCGCAGAGGCTTATATTGACTCGATGCTTAAATATCGTTGGAGTATTGGGGATGATAAACCCAAAAAGACTGCTTTCTTAATTGGACCTACTTTAATGGATGCAAGTCTCGCGTCGGGAACTTATTCGTTTAAACCTACGGTCGGACTTAAATTGACAATGAAATTTAATTAA
- a CDS encoding ParB/RepB/Spo0J family partition protein — MAAHQRKTGLGRGLGALLNDSVEVPAKSNQQVEEAPLVTPTAVTATKENGSISHVRVEEISVNPFQPRTEFDPVALQELSESISLQGLIQPITVRKISDGNYQLISGERRLRASRLAGITEIPAYIRTANDQQMLEMALIENIQRENLNAIEVALSFQRMIEECNLKQEELGERVSKNRSTVTNYLRLLKLPPVIQAAIRDGALTMGHARALINIPEVDKQLYIFKLIIDQGLSVRKAEELVRELQKGGKKKAGKDKAPMSFQLQKIEDDLASKFSSRVKLNLKSTKGKGAIEIPFESEDDLSRILELLDW; from the coding sequence ATGGCAGCACATCAGCGTAAAACAGGACTGGGAAGAGGCTTAGGTGCGCTATTAAACGATAGTGTAGAAGTTCCTGCTAAAAGTAATCAGCAAGTGGAAGAGGCTCCTCTAGTTACACCAACTGCTGTAACAGCAACAAAAGAGAATGGCAGTATCAGCCATGTTCGTGTAGAAGAAATATCTGTCAACCCTTTTCAGCCGCGTACAGAATTTGACCCGGTTGCTCTACAGGAGTTATCGGAATCCATTAGTTTACAGGGGTTAATTCAGCCGATTACAGTACGTAAAATTTCGGACGGCAATTATCAATTGATTTCTGGGGAGCGACGTCTCCGCGCTTCACGCCTGGCAGGTATTACCGAAATCCCGGCTTATATCCGTACAGCCAACGATCAGCAGATGCTGGAAATGGCCCTGATTGAGAATATTCAGCGGGAGAACTTAAATGCGATTGAAGTTGCCTTGAGTTTTCAGCGCATGATTGAGGAATGTAATCTAAAACAGGAAGAATTGGGTGAGCGTGTTAGTAAAAACCGTTCTACTGTTACAAATTACCTTCGTTTATTAAAACTCCCACCTGTCATCCAAGCAGCAATACGTGATGGGGCTTTGACTATGGGACATGCTCGTGCCTTGATCAACATTCCAGAGGTTGATAAGCAACTTTATATCTTTAAACTGATTATCGATCAAGGTCTATCTGTTCGTAAGGCTGAGGAATTGGTTCGTGAGTTACAAAAAGGCGGTAAGAAAAAAGCTGGAAAAGATAAAGCTCCGATGTCTTTTCAATTGCAGAAAATTGAAGATGATCTGGCGTCGAAATTTTCTTCTCGGGTCAAATTGAATCTGAAAAGCACAAAAGGAAAGGGTGCTATTGAGATCCCTTTTGAATCGGAGGATGATTTGAGTCGCATTCTTGAATTGTTAGATTGGTAA
- a CDS encoding ParA family protein, which yields MGKVIAIANQKGGVGKTTTSINLAASLAVLEYKTLLVDADPQANSTSGIGFDPRTISASVYECLVNDLDPHEAIQSTETPNLDLLPAHIDLVGAEIEMINMHEREYKMKKILDQVKQDYDFIIIDCSPSLGLITINALSASDSVIIPVQCEYFALEGLGKLLNTIKIVQNRLNTSLEIEGILLTMYDVRLRLSNQVVEEVKTHFTDLVFDTIIQRNTRLSEAPSFGISVIMHDASCKGAINYLNLAREILQKNGHLNEMNKTVTA from the coding sequence ATGGGAAAAGTAATCGCAATCGCAAATCAAAAGGGTGGGGTCGGAAAAACCACAACGTCAATTAATTTGGCGGCTAGTTTGGCGGTTTTAGAATATAAAACATTGTTGGTAGATGCAGATCCTCAAGCAAACTCTACTTCTGGGATTGGTTTTGACCCACGTACAATCAGCGCAAGTGTTTACGAATGTTTAGTGAATGATTTGGATCCTCATGAGGCTATTCAATCAACAGAAACACCAAATTTGGATCTTTTACCGGCTCATATTGATTTGGTTGGGGCAGAAATTGAGATGATCAATATGCACGAAAGGGAATACAAGATGAAAAAAATCTTGGATCAGGTAAAACAGGATTATGATTTTATTATCATCGATTGTTCGCCTTCTTTAGGCTTAATAACAATTAATGCATTATCTGCTTCGGATTCAGTCATCATTCCAGTACAATGCGAATACTTTGCCTTGGAAGGACTTGGAAAGTTATTGAACACAATTAAAATTGTTCAAAACCGTTTAAATACGAGTTTGGAGATCGAAGGAATTTTGTTGACCATGTATGATGTCCGTTTAAGATTGTCAAATCAGGTGGTCGAGGAGGTGAAAACACATTTCACAGATTTAGTTTTTGATACGATTATTCAGCGAAATACCCGTTTGAGCGAAGCTCCAAGCTTTGGAATTTCTGTTATCATGCATGATGCGTCCTGTAAAGGGGCGATCAACTATTTAAATTTGGCGCGGGAGATTTTACAGAAAAACGGGCATCTTAATGAAATGAATAAAACAGTAACCGCATAA
- a CDS encoding NADPH-dependent FMN reductase: MILIISGTNRPNSKTLKIAKCYQQLLDRKSIESNIFSLEDLPANILETDLYGKRSTAFEPIQEMVSKAELFIFIAPEYNGSIPGALKLFIDCCTFPISFYHKKVALVGLSSGRYGNLRGIDHLTGICHYLRMHVLPLKIFLPNVQNELNDDGQLFKEDTLQFINEQIEEIIRF; the protein is encoded by the coding sequence ATGATTTTAATAATATCCGGAACAAACCGTCCCAATAGTAAGACGTTAAAAATAGCAAAATGCTACCAGCAATTACTTGATCGTAAGTCAATTGAAAGTAACATCTTTTCGTTGGAAGATCTACCAGCAAACATTTTAGAAACAGATCTTTACGGAAAAAGAAGTACCGCATTTGAACCCATCCAAGAAATGGTCAGTAAAGCTGAGCTATTTATTTTCATCGCTCCCGAATACAATGGAAGTATTCCAGGAGCACTGAAACTGTTCATTGACTGCTGTACATTTCCGATTAGTTTTTATCACAAGAAAGTTGCATTGGTTGGATTATCCTCAGGTCGCTACGGCAACCTCCGCGGCATCGATCATCTGACTGGTATTTGCCATTACTTAAGAATGCACGTGCTTCCCCTTAAGATCTTTCTACCCAATGTTCAGAACGAACTGAATGATGATGGGCAGTTATTCAAAGAAGATACGCTGCAATTTATCAACGAACAGATTGAGGAGATTATCCGGTTTTAA
- a CDS encoding M16 family metallopeptidase: MIKNLFKITAVTFALTTAGGALFAQNAKFDWKEASEGGYTYKYVTNDPTHSRFYKLKNGLTVILSPTKKEPRIQTYIATKAGSKTDPKDHTGLAHYLEHMLFKGTDKFGSKDWAKEKPLLDQIDALYEKYNGTTDETERKAIYKEIDKVSGEAAKYAIANEYDKLMASMGAEGTNAFTSFEQTVYQEQIPSNVVDKYLAVQAERFRYPVLRLFHTELEAVYEEKNISLDKDNRKAVESMFSAAFPNNNYGKQTTIGTVEHLKNPSLKAIREYFHTYYVPNNMGVIMSGDFDPTEVVKKVDKAFAFMQAKEIPAYTFDAEKPILTPVVREVKGPDAEFMLMGFRFPGAATKDARMLNLMSQILTNGSAGLIDLDLVKNQKLLGAGAFPYVLKDYSLLLLQGNPGQGQSLEQVQQLLLQELAKLRKGEFSDELITAIVNNAKKDEIKQNESYGDRAESLMDAFTSGQDWASVVGYSDELNKITKQDVVDFANKYLNDNNYVVVYKRKGVDSNVVKVVKPEITPVTVNRDDQSEFLKRVEAMPEDKIQPVWVDYNKDIQKATANGLPVLAVKNSDNELFSLSYRFDVGKWSNKLLSLAAGYLEFLGTKDKSSEQFSKDFYQLASDFSVSAGNEETMVSISGLNSNFTATQNLIQDLLRNCVADQEAFKMYIARLKKARANAKENKGAIMEGLKSYAKYGAKNPFNNVFTDAELDALKAEDLVKALHDLANMKHTMLYFGPLTATEFVAKAKPLKQGAGEYVQAKKGLVFAELPTSQNQVLFANFDMKQAEVFWYRSSGVYSSALTPTVSLFNNYFGGGMGSIVFQTIRESKALAYSTYAYYGQPYKKENHYTVGAYVGTQADKFNDAIKGMNELLDVLPESAKGLDIAKVSLEKSIASERVLNASILGSYLAAQRLGNATDIRKVVYEQAPKLTYGDLSTFHKKEMSQKPYVYCIVAKEESLKPEDLAKLGEVKKLDLKEIFGY; the protein is encoded by the coding sequence ATGATTAAAAACCTATTTAAAATTACTGCTGTTACGTTTGCACTAACAACAGCAGGGGGTGCTTTGTTTGCCCAAAACGCCAAGTTTGATTGGAAAGAAGCATCTGAAGGGGGATACACTTACAAGTATGTAACGAACGACCCTACTCATTCGCGGTTTTACAAGCTGAAAAATGGCTTAACGGTGATTTTGAGTCCGACCAAAAAAGAACCACGTATCCAAACTTACATTGCGACAAAAGCGGGGAGCAAAACAGACCCGAAAGATCACACCGGTTTGGCCCATTATCTGGAGCATATGCTGTTTAAAGGAACCGATAAATTTGGTTCTAAAGACTGGGCAAAGGAAAAACCGTTGTTAGATCAGATTGATGCGCTCTATGAGAAATACAATGGTACAACAGATGAAACCGAACGGAAAGCAATCTATAAGGAAATCGATAAAGTATCTGGAGAAGCCGCGAAATATGCTATCGCGAATGAGTACGATAAATTGATGGCATCGATGGGGGCGGAAGGTACCAATGCTTTCACTTCATTTGAGCAGACTGTTTATCAGGAACAAATTCCAAGTAATGTAGTGGATAAGTATCTGGCGGTACAAGCTGAACGGTTTAGATATCCGGTATTGCGTCTTTTCCATACCGAGCTTGAAGCTGTTTATGAGGAGAAAAATATTAGCTTAGATAAAGATAACCGTAAGGCTGTAGAATCGATGTTCTCCGCAGCTTTCCCGAATAATAATTATGGAAAGCAGACGACAATTGGTACTGTAGAGCACCTTAAAAATCCATCTTTGAAAGCGATTCGTGAATATTTTCATACCTATTATGTCCCTAACAATATGGGGGTCATTATGTCGGGTGATTTTGATCCTACAGAGGTGGTGAAAAAGGTGGATAAGGCCTTTGCTTTTATGCAGGCGAAAGAAATTCCGGCCTACACGTTTGATGCGGAGAAACCAATTTTAACTCCTGTTGTCCGCGAGGTTAAAGGTCCAGATGCTGAATTTATGTTAATGGGATTCCGTTTTCCTGGCGCTGCAACAAAGGATGCCCGTATGCTCAATCTGATGAGTCAGATCTTGACAAATGGTTCTGCCGGTCTGATTGATCTGGATTTAGTGAAGAATCAAAAATTATTAGGTGCAGGTGCTTTTCCGTATGTATTAAAAGACTATTCTCTGCTTCTGTTGCAGGGTAATCCTGGTCAGGGACAGAGCTTGGAACAGGTGCAACAGCTGCTGTTGCAAGAATTGGCAAAATTGAGAAAAGGAGAGTTTTCGGATGAGCTGATTACGGCGATTGTGAACAACGCTAAGAAAGACGAAATCAAACAAAATGAAAGTTATGGTGACCGTGCTGAATCATTGATGGATGCCTTTACTTCAGGTCAGGATTGGGCTTCTGTTGTGGGCTATTCGGATGAATTGAATAAAATCACCAAGCAAGATGTGGTAGATTTTGCTAACAAATACTTAAATGACAATAATTACGTCGTTGTTTATAAACGTAAGGGGGTTGATAGCAATGTTGTTAAAGTTGTTAAACCTGAGATTACCCCTGTAACGGTCAATCGTGACGATCAGTCGGAGTTTTTGAAGCGCGTAGAAGCAATGCCAGAGGATAAAATCCAGCCGGTATGGGTAGATTATAACAAAGATATTCAGAAAGCTACTGCAAACGGTTTACCAGTGCTTGCTGTAAAGAACTCAGATAATGAGCTGTTTTCGCTGTCTTATCGTTTTGATGTGGGAAAATGGAGCAATAAATTACTTTCATTGGCTGCGGGTTATCTAGAATTTTTGGGTACAAAAGATAAATCCAGTGAGCAGTTTAGCAAGGATTTTTATCAATTGGCGTCTGATTTTTCAGTGTCTGCAGGAAATGAGGAAACCATGGTGTCGATTTCGGGTTTGAATTCAAACTTTACGGCTACACAGAACTTGATTCAGGATTTGTTGCGTAATTGTGTTGCTGATCAGGAGGCTTTCAAAATGTATATTGCCCGTCTTAAAAAGGCGAGAGCAAATGCGAAAGAAAACAAGGGAGCGATCATGGAAGGCCTAAAATCTTATGCTAAATACGGCGCTAAAAATCCGTTTAATAATGTGTTTACAGATGCGGAATTGGATGCTTTAAAAGCGGAGGATTTGGTGAAGGCATTGCACGATTTGGCTAATATGAAACATACGATGCTTTATTTTGGTCCATTGACGGCTACGGAATTTGTAGCAAAAGCGAAGCCTTTAAAACAAGGTGCCGGAGAGTACGTCCAAGCGAAAAAAGGGTTGGTGTTTGCGGAGTTGCCTACAAGCCAGAATCAGGTTCTTTTTGCTAATTTCGATATGAAGCAAGCTGAAGTATTTTGGTATAGAAGTTCAGGTGTATACAGCAGTGCGCTAACGCCAACGGTTTCTCTGTTTAATAATTACTTTGGCGGCGGCATGGGAAGTATCGTTTTCCAGACTATCCGTGAATCGAAAGCATTGGCCTATTCAACTTATGCCTATTATGGACAGCCTTATAAAAAAGAAAACCATTATACCGTTGGAGCCTATGTTGGGACGCAGGCTGATAAGTTTAACGATGCGATTAAAGGCATGAATGAGCTATTGGATGTATTGCCTGAAAGTGCCAAAGGGTTGGATATTGCGAAAGTAAGTTTGGAAAAATCAATAGCGAGCGAGCGTGTATTAAATGCTTCTATTTTAGGTAGTTATTTAGCTGCTCAGCGTTTGGGGAATGCAACTGATATTCGTAAAGTTGTCTATGAGCAAGCGCCAAAATTAACTTATGGTGATCTAAGCACTTTCCATAAGAAAGAGATGAGTCAAAAACCCTATGTTTACTGTATTGTGGCAAAAGAAGAAAGTCTTAAGCCGGAAGACCTTGCGAAACTGGGTGAGGTGAAAAAGCTGGATCTTAAAGAGATCTTCGGCTATTAG
- a CDS encoding acyloxyacyl hydrolase, whose protein sequence is MRSRILAFVTLALLSFRATAQVTPRIENPKDTLQSLSPAKKRLIFQLEHESGGELKFNERSKETLADSYYSGLNFRVGFQTQFQDSLKSIYNEIYNYPIYGIGIYSSTFGQEHLGRPFAAYGFVAIPIRPKVNSRWNFNYRIALGLSGRFNPYNEEDNPFNLLIGSKNNVFIDFGLQANYRLNKHFQVGAGAAFHHFSNGALALPNTGINLVPLSLSVSYTPTDKPFDFRKSSIPQMEKTEELHFNYAFGFKQIDREHDGQYFKSMLGAYYSKHFGYKWRLGAGFDAFYSASGNDEKVAGDKAGKFSALFSYGPAFYIDHVLNSRLYINGNVGVYLHRNEFNGESMPVYLRAGVRYKVYKDFFAGVSIKAHGGKADFIEWTTGYGIKLGKKRK, encoded by the coding sequence ATGAGATCAAGAATACTTGCTTTTGTGACCCTGGCACTACTCTCCTTTCGTGCCACAGCACAGGTCACACCCCGAATAGAAAATCCGAAAGACACCTTACAAAGCCTCAGCCCAGCCAAGAAGAGACTTATATTTCAACTTGAACATGAAAGCGGGGGCGAACTCAAATTCAATGAGCGCTCCAAAGAAACCCTTGCTGACTCGTACTATAGTGGACTGAATTTTAGAGTCGGTTTTCAAACCCAGTTTCAAGACTCATTAAAGAGCATTTACAATGAAATATACAACTATCCGATATATGGCATCGGAATCTATAGCAGTACCTTCGGCCAGGAACACCTCGGCCGACCTTTCGCAGCCTATGGCTTTGTCGCCATCCCCATTCGACCAAAAGTAAACTCGCGCTGGAATTTCAATTATCGCATTGCGCTCGGTCTTTCCGGCAGATTCAACCCCTATAACGAGGAGGATAATCCTTTCAACTTACTTATAGGCAGTAAAAACAATGTTTTTATTGATTTTGGACTTCAAGCCAACTATCGACTAAACAAACATTTTCAGGTTGGGGCCGGCGCAGCCTTTCATCACTTCAGCAATGGCGCTCTGGCATTACCGAACACAGGGATAAACCTCGTCCCCTTGAGCCTATCTGTTTCCTATACACCAACCGACAAGCCCTTTGATTTTAGAAAAAGTAGTATTCCACAAATGGAGAAAACAGAGGAACTCCATTTCAACTATGCCTTTGGTTTCAAACAGATTGATCGCGAACACGATGGCCAATATTTTAAATCTATGTTAGGTGCATACTACAGCAAGCATTTCGGCTACAAATGGCGGCTTGGCGCTGGGTTTGATGCATTTTATTCGGCCAGTGGGAACGACGAGAAGGTTGCTGGCGACAAAGCCGGGAAATTCTCTGCCTTATTTTCTTACGGCCCAGCTTTCTACATTGATCATGTGTTAAACTCACGCCTTTATATCAACGGAAATGTTGGAGTTTACCTTCATCGCAACGAATTTAATGGCGAGAGCATGCCTGTATATTTAAGAGCAGGTGTACGATATAAAGTGTACAAAGATTTCTTTGCCGGCGTTTCCATTAAAGCCCATGGTGGCAAAGCTGATTTTATTGAATGGACAACAGGTTACGGAATTAAACTAGGTAAGAAACGGAAATAG
- a CDS encoding putative porin gives MKLIVRILAAWCVLFVYSMDVIAQSKEEWSSALDSARAKEDGKKDSVILSAKYIRYATLDMLKKGTYTRQIDTSHHNYQYYNPQNLPWNPSVNLGAYGLATRDLLFQPKKTIGFQSGFTALERYLLNPDSIQYFRARARYSELSAVGFFFNDQVFRARVAQNINSQWNMNVDFHSTKTDGFYLGQNYSDLKASVASWYESKNNRYNLLINAVFNRLDAMENGSITEDLPFAPGNRQSPDRFIPKFNDPSKTNVPRSKWWDNSLFLRQSLYLGRLDTIDKGKPTMQIHPTNSMAHNTRIRRQTYNFFKNMDDQNAALPYNNKALALNSDKTLITNVSNEFEYNFFLRGKSVFKNEAKLNLAFQHDMNWVEQHQLDSMRYYNNTSAYPQPLKKLPDSTTFDRFYQNGIVKGELGYKFSDRLDFSLKANQIVFGHNFGDFLYEAKADISMGDKIGKVTLSAYSQNKSPEMVFENLNYTYGKWNDLDLKKMKIQNLGFQYANPMLGFHGKVEYFLMNNYTYFEELSNPQNDPKKDKWIVPAQLDKANLLKVSVGQKFKLNHFTLDNLVVYQKTDQQNTLAVPELYTWHSLYYSNLFYKVIDYSIGLDAKFNTPYANPNYSIGTGQFYNAYKQIEFSTYPIMDVWITANIQRVNMFLSYNFLNQNFYPHGYYTVRRYPMNSANFRFGISWKFYD, from the coding sequence ATGAAGTTGATCGTACGCATACTTGCCGCATGGTGTGTTTTATTTGTTTATTCCATGGATGTTATTGCCCAGAGCAAGGAAGAGTGGAGTAGTGCATTGGATTCGGCTAGGGCAAAGGAAGATGGGAAGAAAGATTCTGTGATTCTTTCGGCAAAATATATCCGGTATGCCACGCTGGATATGTTGAAAAAAGGCACTTATACACGTCAAATTGATACATCACATCATAATTATCAATATTATAATCCGCAGAATTTACCCTGGAATCCCAGCGTGAACCTTGGGGCTTATGGTCTTGCTACACGGGATCTATTGTTCCAACCTAAAAAGACCATTGGCTTTCAGTCTGGTTTTACAGCATTGGAACGTTATTTATTAAACCCCGATTCGATCCAATATTTTAGGGCCCGGGCGAGGTACTCCGAACTGTCGGCTGTGGGATTCTTTTTTAATGACCAAGTCTTTAGGGCACGGGTAGCACAGAATATCAATTCTCAATGGAATATGAATGTCGATTTCCATTCGACCAAAACGGATGGATTTTATCTTGGGCAGAATTATTCGGATTTAAAGGCTTCAGTTGCGTCTTGGTATGAATCGAAAAATAACCGGTATAATTTGTTGATCAATGCAGTATTTAATCGTTTGGATGCCATGGAGAATGGTTCTATTACGGAGGATCTTCCATTTGCACCCGGAAACAGGCAGTCTCCGGACCGGTTTATACCGAAATTCAATGATCCGAGTAAAACAAATGTACCGCGATCCAAATGGTGGGATAACTCATTGTTTCTACGTCAATCGCTTTATTTAGGGCGATTGGATACAATCGATAAAGGAAAGCCGACCATGCAGATCCATCCGACCAATAGCATGGCGCATAATACGCGCATAAGAAGACAGACCTATAATTTCTTCAAGAACATGGATGATCAAAATGCGGCATTGCCTTACAATAATAAGGCATTGGCGCTGAACAGTGATAAGACGCTGATCACGAATGTTTCCAATGAATTTGAATATAACTTTTTTCTCAGAGGAAAGTCGGTCTTTAAGAATGAGGCGAAACTAAATTTGGCTTTTCAGCACGACATGAACTGGGTGGAGCAGCATCAGTTGGATTCCATGCGCTATTATAACAATACTTCAGCTTATCCACAGCCGCTGAAGAAATTGCCGGATAGCACCACATTTGATCGCTTTTATCAAAATGGAATCGTGAAAGGTGAATTAGGGTATAAGTTTTCAGATCGTCTTGATTTTAGTTTAAAAGCGAATCAGATTGTATTTGGTCACAACTTTGGGGATTTCTTGTATGAAGCTAAAGCGGATATCTCCATGGGGGATAAAATTGGAAAGGTGACCCTGTCGGCTTATTCACAGAATAAATCGCCAGAGATGGTTTTCGAGAATTTAAATTATACCTACGGAAAATGGAATGATTTAGATCTTAAAAAGATGAAAATTCAGAACCTCGGTTTTCAATATGCCAATCCGATGCTTGGTTTCCATGGCAAGGTAGAGTATTTTCTGATGAACAATTATACCTATTTCGAGGAGTTGTCGAATCCACAGAACGATCCTAAAAAGGATAAATGGATTGTTCCGGCACAATTGGACAAAGCGAATTTGTTGAAGGTAAGTGTTGGACAAAAATTTAAATTAAACCATTTTACCCTCGATAATCTCGTGGTCTATCAAAAGACAGATCAACAGAACACACTGGCTGTTCCGGAGCTGTATACTTGGCATAGTTTGTATTACAGTAACCTGTTTTATAAAGTTATTGATTATAGTATCGGTCTGGATGCAAAGTTCAATACACCTTATGCCAATCCGAATTATTCAATTGGGACAGGACAGTTTTACAATGCTTACAAACAGATTGAGTTTTCGACCTATCCAATCATGGATGTATGGATTACAGCGAATATACAACGGGTAAATATGTTTTTGAGTTATAATTTTTTAAATCAGAACTTCTATCCGCATGGATACTATACAGTCCGACGTTATCCGATGAATAGTGCTAATTTTAGATTTGGTATTTCTTGGAAGTTCTATGATTAA
- a CDS encoding purine-nucleoside phosphorylase: MYHSINETTEFIRRKIGDFTPEFGIILGTGLGKLVDEIEVKYQLMYSNIPNFPISTVEFHSGKLIFGKLSGRNVVAMQGRLHYYEGYDMQQITFPIRIMKVLGVQKLFVSNAAGSLNPEVKKGDLGIIEDHINLLPDNPLRGQNLSEFGSRFPDMSEAYNREMIVQALEIAAKHDINARKVVYVSSAGPNLETKAEYRYMRLIGGDVVGMSTVPEVIVANHMSLPVFAISVVTDEGFHEDLKPVSLQEIVSVAEKAEPKMTLILKELIALQ; encoded by the coding sequence ATGTATCATAGCATAAATGAGACTACGGAATTTATCCGTAGAAAAATTGGAGATTTTACTCCAGAATTCGGTATCATCCTAGGTACTGGTTTAGGTAAGTTGGTTGATGAAATTGAAGTCAAGTATCAGCTGATGTATTCCAATATACCAAATTTCCCTATTTCAACTGTTGAATTTCATTCTGGTAAGCTCATTTTTGGAAAACTGAGTGGCCGCAATGTGGTCGCTATGCAGGGGCGGTTGCATTATTATGAAGGTTACGATATGCAGCAGATTACATTTCCGATCCGTATCATGAAAGTTTTAGGGGTACAAAAATTGTTTGTTTCCAATGCCGCAGGGTCCTTAAATCCTGAGGTGAAAAAAGGTGATCTTGGTATTATTGAAGACCATATCAATTTATTGCCCGATAACCCACTTCGCGGGCAAAATCTATCCGAGTTTGGTTCTCGATTTCCCGATATGAGTGAGGCTTATAACCGAGAAATGATCGTACAGGCTCTTGAGATCGCAGCAAAGCATGATATTAATGCACGAAAAGTTGTTTATGTTTCCTCTGCAGGTCCAAATCTGGAAACAAAAGCGGAATATCGCTATATGCGTCTGATCGGTGGCGATGTGGTCGGTATGAGTACCGTTCCAGAAGTAATTGTCGCTAATCATATGTCGCTTCCGGTATTTGCGATTTCTGTTGTTACGGATGAAGGTTTTCACGAGGATCTTAAACCCGTTTCCTTGCAGGAAATTGTCAGTGTTGCGGAGAAAGCGGAACCTAAAATGACGTTAATTTTGAAAGAATTAATAGCTTTGCAATAA